One Qipengyuania gaetbuli genomic region harbors:
- a CDS encoding DNA polymerase III subunit delta': MTLLGHDRAWSEWRSAMGGERMHHAWLLAGRKGLGKASFAQAAARELVGASPDTGDHPDILTLTYGPKNKEEAKKRDDGKPFELARGIKVEQVREVQRRLTTRPTMGSRRAVIIDPSDDMEVGASNALLKSLEEPPAGTFFLLVAHNPARLLPTIRSRCRTMRFPALSKAEMDNLLRELSPDTDIATRDAAIAAAAGSPGNALSFVALGLGHAGQLMRRIIETGDRDFSLRGQLAGEIGMKQDIPRLQAILDLARAILAERIDQAGPDPRILVDKHAELVRLSAEQPTYNFDPGLLAMEIGTLLVSAGEASERANG, encoded by the coding sequence ATGACGTTGCTCGGCCATGATCGCGCCTGGAGTGAATGGCGCAGCGCGATGGGCGGCGAGCGAATGCATCATGCCTGGCTCCTCGCGGGCCGGAAGGGTCTGGGGAAGGCGAGCTTCGCACAGGCGGCAGCTCGCGAACTGGTCGGGGCCAGCCCGGACACAGGTGACCACCCCGATATTCTTACGCTCACCTATGGTCCGAAGAACAAGGAAGAGGCCAAGAAGCGCGACGACGGTAAGCCTTTCGAACTGGCGCGCGGCATCAAGGTGGAACAGGTGCGCGAAGTACAGCGACGCCTGACCACCAGACCGACGATGGGAAGCCGCCGTGCGGTGATCATCGACCCGTCGGACGACATGGAGGTGGGCGCCTCGAACGCGCTGCTCAAGAGCCTGGAAGAACCGCCGGCAGGGACTTTCTTCCTGCTGGTCGCGCATAATCCGGCGCGGCTTCTGCCGACTATCCGGTCCCGGTGCAGGACCATGCGTTTTCCTGCGCTGTCCAAAGCGGAGATGGATAATCTCCTTCGCGAACTTTCACCCGATACGGACATCGCAACCCGCGATGCGGCAATCGCGGCCGCGGCAGGGTCACCGGGCAATGCGTTGTCGTTCGTGGCCCTTGGTCTTGGCCACGCCGGCCAGTTGATGCGCAGAATCATCGAAACGGGCGACCGTGACTTCTCGCTGCGCGGCCAGCTGGCAGGCGAAATCGGGATGAAGCAGGATATTCCGAGGCTGCAGGCAATCCTCGACCTCGCGCGCGCCATCCTTGCCGAACGCATTGACCAGGCCGGACCCGATCCGCGCATCTTGGTGGACAAGCACGCCGAGCTTGTGAGGCTGTCGGCAGAGCAGCCCACGTATAATTTCGATCCCGGATTGCTCGCGATGGAAATCGGAACCTTGCTCGTCTCCGCAGGTGAGGCTAGCGAGCGCGCAAATGGCTGA
- the tmk gene encoding dTMP kinase, with the protein MTSGRFIVFEGGEGMGKSTQARLLVESLESNGIKARLTREPGGTPGAEAIRSLLLDPPGDGWGPEAEALLFAAARADHVARLIRPALERGEWVVCDRFLDSSRAYQGRAGGVGDEAVLGLHAIGSGGLLPDLTLVLAAETSQVAQRLRERDGDEADAIGGRSDAYHSEVNAAFARFADEEPARFRMIDGDGSIDEVRERVWQAVAPLFETGK; encoded by the coding sequence ATGACGAGCGGCAGGTTCATCGTCTTCGAAGGCGGGGAGGGGATGGGCAAGTCCACCCAGGCCCGCCTGCTCGTCGAGAGTCTCGAAAGTAACGGGATCAAGGCTCGATTGACACGTGAACCGGGCGGCACTCCCGGGGCCGAAGCGATACGCTCCCTCTTGCTCGATCCACCCGGCGATGGGTGGGGACCGGAAGCCGAGGCCCTGCTGTTTGCAGCCGCTCGGGCCGATCACGTGGCTCGACTGATCCGCCCAGCACTCGAACGGGGCGAGTGGGTCGTTTGCGATCGCTTCCTCGATTCCAGCAGGGCCTACCAGGGTAGGGCAGGGGGAGTAGGCGATGAGGCCGTGCTGGGCCTGCATGCGATCGGTAGCGGCGGCCTACTACCGGACCTTACTCTCGTCCTCGCAGCAGAAACGTCCCAAGTGGCGCAACGCTTGCGCGAACGCGATGGCGACGAGGCCGATGCGATCGGCGGCCGCAGCGATGCCTATCATAGCGAGGTTAATGCAGCCTTCGCGAGATTCGCTGACGAGGAACCCGCGCGTTTCCGCATGATCGACGGTGACGGTTCGATCGACGAAGTTCGGGAGCGGGTATGGCAAGCCGTCGCCCCGCTGTTCGAGACAGGGAAATAA
- a CDS encoding D-alanyl-D-alanine carboxypeptidase family protein yields the protein MSLLFAGQASAQDRQPAGPPNAEDAPIAFLLDLTSGQVLFAREEDRRFMPASITKVMTTFLAFEWMEEGKIVPQQVVTVRPELWRKWRGVGSTMFLASGARVTMDDLVHGVTTVSANDGAAVLAEGAAGSVDAWVAAMNAKASEIGMRDSHFGTPNGWMDDGKTFVTARDLSTLAAALIRKHPTKYRHFVGQTEFTYNEITQPNHDPISGKVPGADGIKTGFTNQAGYGFLGSAQRNGRRLIMVVAGAPRARVRDRASRDLLEWGFRSFDQQQFFAPGTVLGEADVQGGDSGSVGLVARRGVFLSMPKNHQGKVSMTIRYDGPLRAPVATGEKIAELLVQVEGLPEYSVPLVAEEAVEEAGFFDRVINGVRGWLR from the coding sequence AGCGCGCAGGATCGCCAGCCCGCGGGGCCTCCCAACGCGGAGGATGCTCCGATTGCGTTTCTCCTCGATCTGACCAGCGGGCAGGTGCTGTTCGCACGCGAAGAAGACAGGCGTTTTATGCCTGCATCGATCACCAAGGTGATGACGACTTTCCTTGCTTTCGAGTGGATGGAAGAGGGCAAGATAGTCCCTCAGCAAGTGGTCACTGTCCGGCCCGAATTGTGGCGGAAGTGGCGTGGCGTAGGCTCGACGATGTTCCTTGCCAGCGGCGCGCGAGTGACCATGGACGACCTCGTGCACGGAGTGACGACGGTTTCCGCAAATGACGGTGCCGCCGTATTGGCCGAAGGCGCCGCCGGATCGGTCGATGCATGGGTCGCCGCGATGAACGCGAAAGCCTCCGAAATCGGGATGCGAGACAGCCATTTCGGCACTCCGAATGGATGGATGGACGACGGCAAGACCTTCGTTACCGCGCGCGATCTCTCTACTCTGGCAGCGGCCTTGATCCGCAAGCATCCGACCAAATACCGCCATTTCGTAGGGCAGACCGAGTTCACCTACAACGAGATCACCCAACCAAATCACGATCCCATCAGCGGCAAGGTGCCGGGTGCGGATGGAATCAAGACCGGTTTCACCAACCAGGCAGGATATGGCTTCCTGGGATCGGCACAGCGCAACGGGCGCAGGCTGATCATGGTCGTCGCCGGAGCGCCACGCGCGCGAGTGCGGGATCGGGCTTCGCGCGACCTGCTCGAATGGGGGTTTCGCAGTTTCGACCAGCAGCAGTTTTTCGCTCCCGGGACTGTGCTCGGAGAGGCTGATGTCCAAGGCGGAGACAGCGGTTCGGTCGGCCTCGTCGCGCGGCGAGGCGTGTTCCTGAGCATGCCGAAGAACCACCAGGGCAAGGTCTCGATGACAATCCGGTACGACGGGCCGCTGCGGGCACCCGTTGCCACAGGCGAGAAGATTGCCGAATTGCTAGTGCAGGTCGAAGGCCTGCCCGAATACTCTGTACCGCTGGTGGCGGAAGAGGCGGTCGAGGAAGCCGGCTTCTTCGACCGGGTCATCAACGGCGTACGCGGGTGGCTCAGATGA